A single genomic interval of Prunus dulcis chromosome 5, ALMONDv2, whole genome shotgun sequence harbors:
- the LOC117628110 gene encoding uncharacterized protein LOC117628110, giving the protein MGGAQAMKRIPRIKFPQRHPKPSGSESRIQAEPLAGDASHTFFSGSKASTTTTLGGKASLQPERTPVSKEEIEAILLGGCI; this is encoded by the exons ATGGGTGGAGCCCAGGCGATGAAGAGAATCCCTCGCATCAAGTTTCCTCAGAGACATCCCAAACCCTCTG GTTCCGAATCTCGCATTCAAGCAGAACCTTTGGCTGGTGATGCTTCTCATACTTTCTTCTCCGGTTCAAAGGCctcaaccaccaccaccttagGAGGAAAAGCTTCTCTTCAACCCGAACGAACACCAGTGTCCAAAGAGGAGATTGAGGCCATTTTG TTGGGTGGCTGCATCTGA
- the LOC117628109 gene encoding NAD(P)H-quinone oxidoreductase subunit S, chloroplastic, translating to MASNITLPSFQGPLLKSNFLGRNDLSNRAHKSSFTIHKQPSIHSLRPCAKFNLSEILGGRGLCNGEEGLLQELTRNVEEQKDVEEQVSAAVATETDEEKSDSSAASALKSVQEDAFEKELMGLTGGFPGGEKGLQKFIEKNPPPKKPLVADSGSTAALVNSKKPKAPELPLLLPGMIAIVNNPNSPYYKYCGIVQRITDGKAGVLFEGGNWDRLITFRLGELLRRDKGPPGKNPKSAVLEPFLQKDSD from the coding sequence ATGGCTTCTAACATAACTCTCCCAAGCTTTCAAGGCCCTCTTCTCAAATCCAATTTTCTTGGAAGAAATGATCTCTCCAATCGTGCTCATAAATCGTCTTTCACAATTCACAAACAGCCATCGATCCATTCCCTAAGGCCGTGTGCCAAATTCAATCTATCTGAAATCTTGGGAGGCAGAGGGCTTTGCAATGGTGAAGAAGGTCTGCTACAAGAGCTTAcaagaaatgttgaagaacaaaaagatGTGGAAGAACAAGTATCAGCAGCTGTTGCTACTGAAACAGatgaagaaaaatcagatagtTCTGCGGCAAGTGCTCTTAAAAGCGTTCAAGAAGATGCTTTTGAAAAGGAGCTTATGGGGCTTACTGGGGGATTTCCTGGTGGTGAGAAGGGGTTGCAAAAGTTCATTGAGAAAAACCCACCTCCCAAAAAGCCATTAGTTGCAGACTCTGGATCAACTGCGGCACTTGTGaactcaaagaagccaaaagcACCTGAATTGCCATTGTTGCTGCCTGGTATGATTGCCATTGTGAACAACCCTAATAGCCCTTATTACAAGTACTGTGGCATTGTACAGCGAATCACCGATGGGAAAGCTGGGGTTCTTTTTGAGGGAGGGAATTGGGATAGGTTAATTACTTTCCGACTGGGAGAGCTCCTCCGCAGAGACAAGGGCCCTCCTGGGAAAAATCCCAAATCTGCCGTCCTCGAACCTTTTCTCCAAAAGGATTCTGACTGA
- the LOC117628048 gene encoding uncharacterized protein LOC117628048, with product MGKNSRQKWTQKQSKHSSNDAALDHSDSEEEIEIVDEVKTKKSRNGKEESSVRVSKDSLPGDKRRPRERGNDVEYSAEVEHIASKRRRDSERKDGKEKVPEVRRGTEDTEMLLKHEVRNPEPKKELEKHIRRSRDGSVEKGKYKDYVRDDNEDSAEVEYIASKRRKDIKRIRKDVKEKVPEVGQAMDDTERYLKDEVRNPELKEELEKQIRRNRDGSVDKAKYKDYVTDDNDSRRSSTGKHAKDRRYMDDENYKDKYGEDADRSYKVKHGEDGDRSYKVKHGEDGDRSYKVKHGEDGDRSYKVEYGEDGDRSYRVKHGEDAERSYKDKYGEDGDRIYKVKYGEDGDRSYKYGEDGDRSYKDKDGEDVGRSYKVKHEEYGDRSYKDKDGEDADRSYKVKHGEDGGDRSYKDKYGEDGDRSYKVKYGKDGGRSYKDGYGEDADRDRRHTDSKPKEDVDWKKTHWEDRHKDEHALIDHNGDRSGTKYTRDKSNAGGIRYKKSRFDSSNYDDGQNTRYSDDRGKRDDDKEDQIYSRCLSTREHADAEKKITGRAMVKSVDDKEDSHKCCVDADFSASHKRQMSFPSSYSHVAKDQCRHSREAELMSGDSEPQERVRHSLLHFKEVADVCGVLKQSSLSKPTKRLIDKDDSHLGDLSADRCLNPDACASAVHLVDDSKFTTLGIKGSFDSKEFGKRSGVTKDRDLSGTEGKGNLQLPSETPPTGELSREDIDGFSSLSSVKADQLPSNSWSNFPPPRHRYKRNNSSIVGRMYGNARNGAPVNARSAVPNRPSPVMNSFTHFRHGPPPVGLHPVMHPFSALPMYGVRPVMDIRSLFPHQIHDADRFLRQDHSFGWPNPIDGSQPPPLYAWDEINSVARTNSLAYGRIDWSHNREPIDGQRSETRTDMWKGPHDGVNVELPSVLQAKDPAVQTQEDEIWLGASSLQVQNEENQCDDLVDKSQKIEIGQNGDALAKEPPKPSNSIAEQLPELSKISKDDDDRLWLVYLSKLDISAELTHPELYNQCLKLMDAEQSQNVDEDSLKLLYLEEVVKTQAELSKLASSASLFVAINDCVFQRAMSFYKQQRAIPLPSLFNKQKASFCSAKNTDVVLNCVLEKQTEPISSSNGSKPEKLLPTCSAPYKKVYESVSVVGLDASNGCINDNCPTIDHASQSAPGSPGHLSRAGDSGGGEHSAGSADDWMLVDTRCDHIPFSKVPDEGVMGHSIGSGSVNVSRIHGAFENTH from the exons ATGGGGAAGAACTCTCGACAGAAGTGGACTCAGAAGCAGAGCAAGCACAGCTCAAACGACGCCGCATTAGACCACTCGGATTCAGAAGAGGAGATAGAAATAGTTGACGAAGTAAAAACGAAAAAGAGCAGGAATGGTAAAGAAGAGAGCTCGGTTAGGGTTTCTAAGGATTCGCTCCCCGGTGACAAGCGAAGACCGCGAGAGCGTGGCAATGACGTCGAATATTCGGCTGAGGTCGAGCACATTGCTTcgaagaggagaagagataGTGAGAGGAAGGATGGGAAGGAGAAGGTTCCAGAAGTTCGTAGAGGAACGGAAGACACTG AGATGCTTCTGAAACATGAGGTGCGAAATCCCGAGCCAAAGAAGGAGCTTGAGAAACATATTAGGAGGAGCAGGGATGGCTCTGTTGAGAAGGGAAAATATAAAGATTATGTGAGAGATGATAATGAAGATTCAGCTGAGGTCGAGTACATTGCTTCAAAGAGGAGAAAAGATATTAAGAGGATTAGGAAGGATGTGAAGGAGAAGGTTCCAGAGGTTGGACAAGCAATGGATGACACGG AGAGGTATTTGAAAGATGAGGTGCGAAATCCTGAGCTAAAGGAGGAGCTTGAGAAACAAATTAGGAGGAACAGAGATGGCTCTGTTGACAAGGCGAAATATAAAGATTATGTAACAGATGATAATGATAGTCGGCGGTCTTCAACGGGAAAGCATGCCAAGGATAGAAGATACATGGATGATGAAAATTATAAAGACAAGTATGGCGAAGATGCTGACAGAAGTTATAAGGTGAAGCACGGAGAAGACGGTGACAGAAGTTATAAGGTTAAGCACGGAGAAGACGGTGACAGAAGTTATAAGGTTAAGCACGGAGAAGACGGGGACAGAAGTTATAAGGTTGAGTATGGAGAAGATGGTGACAGAAGTTATAGGGTTAAACATGGAGAAGATGCAGAGAGAAGTTATAAGGATAAGTATGGAGAAGATGGTGACAGAATTTATAAGGTCAAGTATGGAGAAGATGGTGATAGAAGTTATAAGTATGGAGAAGATGGTGACAGAAGTTATAAGGATAAGGATGGAGAAGATGTTGGCAGAAGTTATAAGGTAAAACATGAAGAATATGGTGACAGAAGTTATAAGGATAAGGATGGAGAAGATGCTGACAGAAGTTATAAGGTAAAGCATGGAGAAGATGGTGGTGACAGAAGTTATAAAGATAAGTATGGAGAAGATGGTGACAGAAGTTATAAGGTCAAGTATGGAAAAGATGGTGGCAGAAGTTACAAGGATGGATATGGAGAAGATGCTGACAGAGATAGGAGGCACACGGATAGCAAGCCTAAGGAAGATGTTGATTGGAAGAAAACACACTGGGAAGACAGGCACAAGGATGAGCATGCCTTAATAGATCACAATGGTGACAGGTCGGGTACTAAGTACACAAGGGATAAAAGTAATGCTGGTGGAATTCGATATAAGAAATCAAGATTTGATAGTAGTAATTATGACGATGGTCAAAACACTAGATACAGTGATGATAGGGGAAAGCGAGATGATGATAAAGAGGACCAAATCTACAGTAGGTGCCTAAGTACCAGGGAACACGCTGatgcagaaaagaaaattacaggCAGAGCCATGGTAAAGTCTGTCGATGATAAAGAAGATTCTCACAAATGCTGTGTTGATGCAGACTTTAGTGCAAGTCATAAAAGACAGATGAGTTTCCCTAGCTCCTATTCTCATGTTGCGAAAGACCAGTGCAG GCACTCAAGGGAAGCAGAATTGATGTCTGGTGACTCTGAACCTCAAGAAAGGGTTAGGCATAGTCTCCTTCATTTTAAGGAGGTTGCAGATGTTTGTGGAGTACTCAAACAGTCTTCTTTGTCTAAGCCTACCAAGAGATTGATTGACAAGGATGACAGCCATTTGGGTGACTTATCCGCTGACAGGTGCTTGAATCCAGATGCCTGTGCTTCTGCTGTGCATCTAGTTGATGATTCTAAGTTTACCACACTTGGTATTAAGGGGAGTTTTGATAGTAAAGAATTTGGAAAGAGGAGTGGTGTTACCAAGGACAGAGACTTATCTGGTACTGAAGGCAAAGGAAATTTGCAGCTGCCTTCAGAGACACCTCCTACAGGTGAGTTATCCCGGGAAGATATTGATGGTTTCTCTTCTTTATCTTCTGTCAAAGCTGATCAATTGCCTAGCAACTCATGGTCCAATTTTCCTCCACCTCGCCATCGATACAAGAGAAATAATAGTTCCATTGTTGGCCGAATGTATGGTAATGCCAGGAACGGTGCTCCAGTTAATGCCAGGAGTGCTGTTCCAAATCGGCCTTCTCCAGTAATGAACAGCTTCACTCATTTCCGTCATGGTCCTCCCCCTGTTGGTTTACATCCAGTTATGCATCCGTTTTCTGCTTTGCCAATGTATGGTGTCAGACCTGTGATGGATATACGCTCTTTATTTCCCCATCAGATCCATGATGCTGACAGGTTCCTCAGGCAAGACCATTCATTTGGGTGGCCGAATCCTATTGATGGCTCTCAGCCTCCTCCATTGTATGCGTGGGATGAAATTAACAGTGTTGCCCGGACTAATTCTCTAGCATATGGGAGGATTGACTGGAGCCATAATAGAGAACCAATTGATGGCCAGCGGTCGGAAACAAGAACGGATATGTGGAAGGGCCCACATGATGGTGTGAATGTAGAGTTGCCTTCTGTACTTCAGGCAAAGGATCCTGCAGTCCAAACACAAGAGGATGAAATTTGGTTAGGAGCATCAAGTCTGCAAGTTCAAAATGAAGAGAACCAGTGTGATGATCTTGTGGACAAGAGTCAGAAGATTGAAATTGGTCAAAATGGTGATGCTTTAGCAAAGGAACCACCTAAACCATCCAACAGTATTGCTGAACAATTACCTGAACTTTCTAAGATATCcaaggatgatgatgatcgtCTTTGGCTTGTATATCTTTCTAAGCTTGATATTTCGGCAGAGCTTACTCATCCAGAGTTATATAATCAATGCCTAAAACTAATGGATGCAGAACAGAGTCAAAATGTTGATGAAGATTCTTTGAAGCTTCTCTATCTGGAG GAGGTTGTAAAAACCCAAGCAGAGCTTTCCAAACTTGCCTCGAGtgcttctctttttgttgCCATAAACGATTGTGTTTTTCAG AGAGCCATGTCCTTTTACAAGCAGCAGAGGGCCATACCTCTCCCCTCATTATTCAACAAACAGAAGGCATCATTTTGTAGTGCAAAGAACACGGATGTTGTTCTGAATTGTGTCCTAGAGAAGCAAACAGAGCCAATTTCATCTTCCAATGGGTCCAAACCAGAGAAGCTGCTTCCTACTTGTTCTGCCCCCTATAAGAAGGTATATGAGTCTGTTTCTGTTGTCGGTTTGGACGCTTCAAATGGCTGTATCAACGACAATTGTCCTACTATCGACCATGCGTCGCAATCTGCTCCTGGCTCACCTGGTCACCTGAGCAGAGCCGGTGACTCCGGAGGCGGTGAACATTCTGCTGGTAGCGCGGATGATTGGATGTTAGTTGATACTAGGTGTGATCATATACCATTTTCAAAAGTGCCTGATGAGGGTGTGATGGGTCACTCAATTGGGTCTGGGTCAGTGAATGTAAGTCGGATACATGGTGCCTTTGAAAATACACATTGA
- the LOC117628424 gene encoding GDSL esterase/lipase At4g10955-like gives MGYEKQSFDHSGPSQLTSIDWQNTQHQRSVAACLVQGVYVVERDRQEEREGPQALAPPWWEFFHFKLLRKLVDDDGSSIFGAIYEFNSPVEGIPRFVIAFRGTLLKKSTILRDLDLNVRVLRNQLHRTSCFEIAMQAVWNMVDAAGDSNVWLAGHSLGSAMAMLAGKTMASNGISLKSFLFNPPFPSAPIERMIEDKRVKHGIRIAGSVITAGLTLAMKAKQQPQQRSHSEENPFTTLSAWFPGLFVNPADDICSEYIGYFEHRMKMQDIGAGAIERLATQNSLGGLLMHAMGKQPAPEPPLHLIPSANLTVNLTPSRDLKEAHGIHQWWRDDLQLQSEVNEYR, from the exons ATGGGGTACGAGAAGCAAAGTTTCGACCATTCAGGGCCATCACAGCTAACTTCCATTGATTG GCAGAATACTCAACATCAAAGGTCTGTTGCTGCATGTTTGGTTCAGGGTGTCTATGTTGTTGAGCGGGACCGCCAAGAGGAACGTGAAGGGCCCCAAGCCCTTGCTCCTCCTTGGTGGGAGTTCTTCCATTTTAAGTTGCTCCGCAAGCTTGTGGATGATGATGGTTCCTCAATCTTTGGTGCCATTTATGAATTCAACTCCCCAGTAGAGGGAATACCTCGTTTTGTAATTGCCTTCCGAGGCACCTTGTTGAAGAAAAGCACAATCTTAAGAGATCTTGATTTGAATGTTCGGGTGCTCCGAAATCAACTTCACCGGACATCTTGCTTTGAGATTGCTATGCAAGCTGTCTGGAATATGGTTGATGCAGCAGGTGATTCAAATGTTTGGTTAGCTGGCCATTCCTTAGGGTCAGCCATGGCAATGCTTGCTGGAAAAACTATGGCTAGCAATGGCATTTCCCTCAAATCTTTTCTCTTCAATCCACCATTTCCGTCTGCCCCGATAGAGAGGATGATTGAGGACAAGAGAGTGAAACACGGGATTCGGATTGCAGGCAGTGTGATTACAGCAGGCCTCACTCTTGCTATGAAGGCTAAACAACAACCACAACAGAGAAGTCATTCAGAAGAAAACCCTTTCACTACTCTGTCTGCATGGTTCCCTGGTCTATTTGTCAATCCAGCTGATGACATCTGCTCCGAATATATCGGGTATTTTGAACATAGGATGAAGATGCAGGACATTGGAGCAGGAGCCATTGAGAGGTTAGCAACCCAGAATTCTCTTGGGGGTCTACTAATGCATGCAATGGGAAAGCAGCCAGCGCCGGAGCCTCCATTGCACCTCATTCCTTCTGCAAACCTGACAGTTAATTTGACCCCGTCACGGGATCTCAAAGAAGCCCATGGAATTCACCAATGGTGGAGAGACGATCTGCAACTCCAGTCTGAGGTTAACGAATACAGATAG